GCCGTGATCGAGGTGGCGCCTCGGCCCTCCACCGGGCCCACGTTCACGAAGAGGACCTGATCCTCGTCGTGGTGCAGGAGCTGGCCCAGGCCCGCGCGCAGCTCCACCAGCTCCCGCGGGTTCAGCTCGCACTGGAAGACGGAGAGCTGCAGGTGATCTCCCCAGCCGCGCATCAGCTTGAAGACCTTGCGCAGCCGCTTCGGGTCGCAAATGTCGTAGGCTACGATGTACGTCTGGCGCATGCTCACCTCGTCCGGAAGGGAGGGTACTCCGTGATCTCGCCCGTGAGTACCCGCCCGAGCAGCCGAGCCTGGACCTCGAGGACC
Above is a genomic segment from Deltaproteobacteria bacterium containing:
- the cas2 gene encoding CRISPR-associated endonuclease Cas2; this translates as MRQTYIVAYDICDPKRLRKVFKLMRGWGDHLQLSVFQCELNPRELVELRAGLGQLLHHDEDQVLFVNVGPVEGRGATSITALGRPYTHPERHAIVA